A region of the Nitrospirota bacterium genome:
ATTAGGCTGGAAGTAAACCCCTCAAAAAATCACCCCTCAAATAATTATTGAAAAATAATATGCATTTTGCTATTGTAATGCCGTTTGTGAATCTTTCTTTGCATTTCTGATGAGGAGGGGACCATGGCTACAAAAGAAGCAAGAATCATGTGGACCAAGACTGACGAGGCGCCTGCTCTGGCGACGTATTCACTGCTGCCTGTAGTGCAGTCATTTACAAAGGCGGCTGGCGTGGTAGTAGAGACA
Encoded here:
- a CDS encoding NADP-dependent isocitrate dehydrogenase, with the protein product MATKEARIMWTKTDEAPALATYSLLPVVQSFTKAAGVVVET